The Miscanthus floridulus cultivar M001 chromosome 17, ASM1932011v1, whole genome shotgun sequence genome has a window encoding:
- the LOC136515345 gene encoding transcription factor MYB1R1-like, with translation MDPNFNGVWSASEIDMVKSFIASHNTNNTYTSNALVNDNFGTPTEDTNMDNMFHGYILDDVEAMKMVEEPPHKLNIVPKKRRQNPVIAWTQDEHKNFLRGLEVFGRGSWKNISRYFVPTRTPIQICSHAQKYFHRKECTTRKQRFTINDVGLYDIEPRVQKNSSSLEALAFGRSAYNTNYYDFEGQHTVLNKLAHASQESSRQVATWTRGQHIIGSSFIDPTTVQTNSLGWEALAFTSSANNINYYEFDGQYDAMNNLACANQATAAHGALASALALLLAVSHAAHTLSDAAARRSPTLPQCRLLAQLSCLNHRPHACFAPMVTRRARVASARREGQKGTSVFASACLRQL, from the exons ATGGATCCCAACTTCAATGGTGTGTGGAGCGCCTCCGAAATAGATATGGTGAAGTCATTCATCGCTAGTCACAACACCAACAACACCTACAC GAGCAATGCTCTTGTGAATGATAACTTTGGGACGCCAACAGAGGATACAAACATGGACAACATGTTTCATGGTTATATACTAGAtgatgtggaggccatgaagatggTAGAGGAACCACCGCACAAGCTGAATATTGTTCCTAAGAAAAGGAGGCAAAACCCAGTGATAGCTTGGACTCAAGATGAGCACAA GAATTTCCTCCGTGGCCTAGAAGTGTTTGGTCGTGGTAGCTGGAAGAACATATCTAGATACTTTGTCCCCACAAGGACGCCAATCCAGATCTGCAGCCATGCACAGAAGTATTTCCATAGGAAGGAGTGCACCACTAGGAAACAACGCTTCACCATCAATGATGTTGGCCTCTATGACATAGAGCCACGGGTGCAAAAGAACTCTTCTAGTTTGGAGGCTCTCGCCTTCGGTCGCAGTGCTTACAACACAAATTATTATGACTTTGAGGGACAACACACTGTCTTGAACAAACTCGCACATGCTAGCCAGGAGAGCAGTAGACAAGTTGCCACCTGGACTAGAGGTCAGCACATAATAGGTAGTTCATTCATAGATCCAACTACGGTGCAGACTAACTCTCTTGGATGGGAAGCGCTCGCCTTCACTAGCAGTGCTAACAACATAAACTATTATGAGTTTGATGGACAATATGATGCCATGAACAACCTCGCTTGTGCTAACCAG GCCACCGCCGCCCATGGCGCGCTCGCATCGGCGCTGGCGCTACTACTCGCTGTCTCCCACGCCGCACACACCCTCTCcgacgccgccgcccgccgctctCCTACGCTGCCCCAGTGCCGCTTGCTCGCGCAACTCAGTTGCCTGAACCACCGCCCGCATGCATGCTTCGCTCCAATGGTGACGCGCCGTGCCAGGGTCGCCTCTGCGAGGAGAGAAGGCCAGAAAGGCACCAGCGTCTTTGCTTCCGCCTGCCTCAGGCAACTATGA